One window of Hydractinia symbiolongicarpus strain clone_291-10 chromosome 3, HSymV2.1, whole genome shotgun sequence genomic DNA carries:
- the LOC130636621 gene encoding transcriptional regulator ERG-like → MFPASDLNSNVVPDPTAYAQEALSMGSMDDQSLFDSYDNQKVPSGKPGKVSDDPWSKKRSIDSDFDDFHIPPKRPNLLEDVKPEIQETADDKRVIVPADPMCWTNEHVRQWVQWAIKEFSLKDVNIDAFTMTGQELCKFTREEFLRLAPAYNGDILMAHLCVLRKAPLPNLTTEDIDKALAPPLSHQTSAKVPGSSYPRTTEGRTTEGDKRPCSPSVGGYSRSVPVARADGSEYLASCAFQASSSTTSSSTSSTYQCRDSVVPSKPFESSSAAHSEYAPSCPSPKPASLPPTTTSHGGSGQIQLWQFLLELLADPANASFIAWEGNNGEFKLTDPDEVARRWGERKNKPNMNYDKLSRALRYYYDKNIMTKIHGKRYAYKFDFQGLAQLNQPITSDAQLHAAQAAAAAYRGEYPFYSPYGPSPGSPYGYPSSTYPQCYSSVQSPNQYGSYPSWGRPSYPPSMYRQSSVPYF, encoded by the exons ATGTTTCCTGCTTCTGACTTAAACTCTAACGTAGTTCCAGATCCGACAGCATATGCTCAG GAAGCACTTTCTATGGGCTCTATGGATGACCAATCATTATTCGATTCATACGACAATCAAAAAGTGCCATCAGGAAAGCCAGGAAAGGTATCAGATGATCCCTGGTCGAAAAAACGTTCCATTGATTCGGATTTCGATGATTTCCATATCCCACCAAAACGACCAAATTTATTGGAGGATGTTAAACCAGAGATTCAAGAAACTGCTGACGATAAACGCGTCATTGTCCCTGCcg ATCCAATGTGTTGGACAAATGAACATGTCCGACAATGGGTTCAGTGGGCTATCAAAGAATTCAGTTTGAAAGATGTCAACATTGACGCGTTTACCATGACTGGACAAGAGTTGTGTAAATTCACTCGAGAAGAATTTTTGAGACTTGCTCCAGCATATAACGGTGACATCTTGATGGCGCATCTGTGCGTGTTGAGAAAAG cacCTCTACCGAACTTGACTACAGAAGACATTGACAAAGCCTTAGCGCCACCGCTGAGTCATCAAACGTCAGCAAAAGTACCTG GATCCTCTTATCCACGAACCACAGAAGGCCGAACAACGGAGGGTGACAAGAGACCATGCTCTCCATCTGTGGGTGGTTATTCAAGAAGCGTTCCAGTGGCACGAGCTGACGGCAGTGAATACTTAGCCAGTTGCGCATTCCAAGCTTCGTCATCTACAACGTCATCATCGACGTCAAGCACATATCAATGTCGTGATTCTGTCGTACCCAGCAAACCATTCGAAAGTAGTTCCGCTGCTCACAGTG AATACGCACCATCGTGTCCCTCACCTAAGCCAGCGAGTTTGCCGCCGACTACAACGTCACACGGTGGCAGTGGCCAAATACAATTATGGCAGTTTTTACTCGAATTACTCGCCGATCCTGCTAACGCAAGTTTTATTGCATGGGAAGGCAACAATGGAGAGTTTAAACTAACCGATCCTGATGAGGTTGCACGACGTTGGGGTGAACGTAAAAACAAACCCAACATGAATTACGACAAGTTAAGTCGTGCTCTTCGTTATTATTACGACAAAAACATCATGACGAAAATCCACGGTAAACGATACGcttataaatttgatttccAAGGACTTGCTCAACTAAACCAACCTATTACATCTGACGCTCAATTACACGCTGCCCAGGCTGCTGCTGCTGCTTATCGAGGGGAATACCCATTCTACAGCCCGTACGGACCATCACCAGGCTCACCCTACGGCTATCCATCTTCAACCTACCCACAATGCTATTCTTCCGTTCAATCTCCAAATCAATACGGATCTTACCCAAGTTGGGGCAGACCATCGTACCCTCCAAGCATGTACCGACAGTCATCGGTAccgtatttttaa
- the LOC130636617 gene encoding protein IWS1 homolog, with the protein MASAPDDEENELNFSDIDSDDDNENEKNRPLIAHKDMSSFVNVPSGGKEINKHQVDPGEDYEPISPPIRQEKTDADQKQVAKDGEEQDNFDPISPVSEPGDQFEAISPPASPKDSDKLKFENISDDEEGQKKEETLPEGKFSPVQESDNELNFDDENSNDSGYQIVKPADPKTDGSNIEGDTNSELPKEDGDEDDIEAPMPSPFSDIGDVDDIPGTDGAIINDILKDSNEQQFEVPAVDENEDNKNSEITKETAASLEKVDDEPDHSVEHDSEKMEGDQSQEQSNIKQDETPESAPKTDKPTEGGEDDEDAGDLIADIFGDSDEEEEFEGFSDEEAAPEQSKESEASEKAKATSKEQDSSDDEEIPVRDFVSDFDLMLQKRKEMNRMKRRAKKDFDIINDNDDIIAAMIKQMNEAAQEDRILNQDGKAATKKLKMLDSVIRHLRKSDLQHTFIDCGILPALKEWLTPLPDHALPHINIRKTFLKLLIELPPLDKGALKVSGIGRAVMLLFKHPKETVENKRLAGKIISSWARPIFNVSSNFQDMSREEREHRDKSNLPEIKRRRLSSGAESNRHTLNDDSDNKPKKPGDKGWIGRARVPMPSHRDYVNRPRYEMQEFGSRETKKELNRYEKHMRKLKDKKTFSGSRKAVGVSLNGSKLSL; encoded by the exons ATGGCCTCTGCACCAGATGATGAAGAAAACGAGCTTAATTTCTCTGATATAGACTCAGATGACGACAATGAAAATGAGAAGAATCGACCACTTATTGCACATAAGGATATGTCTAGTTTTGTAAATGTACCAAGTGGTGGAAAGGAAATTAATAAACATCAAGTTGACCCTGGTGAAGATTATGAACCAATCAGTCCTCCCATTCGACAAGAGAAAACAGATGCTgaccaaaaacaagttgccaAAGATGGCGAGGAGCAGGACAATTTTGATCCAATTAGTCCTGTGTCTGAGCCAGGTGATCAGTTTGAAGCTATAAGTCCACCAGCTAGTCCTAAAGACAGTGATAAactgaaatttgaaaatattagtGACGATGAGGAAggacaaaaaaaagaagaaactctTCCTGAAGGAAAGTTTAGTCCAGTGCAAGAAAGTGATAATGAATTAAACTTTGATGATGAAAATTCAAATGATAGTGGATATCAAATTGTTAAACCAGCAGACCCGAAAACAGACGGCAGTAACATTGAAGGAGACACTAATTCTGAACTTCCGAAGGAAGATGGAGATGAAGATGACATTGAAGCACCAATGCCATCACCATTCAGTGACATTGGAGATGTCGATGATATTCCCGGTACTGATGGTGCCATtataaatgatattttaaaggACTCAAATGAGCAGCAGTTTGAAGTTCCAGCAGTTGATGAAAATGAAGATAACaagaattcagagattacaaaGGAAACTGCTGCAAGTTTGGAAAAGGTTGATGATGAACCTGATCATAGTGTAGAACATGATTCTGAAAAGATGGAAG GTGACCAGTCTCAAGAACAGTCAAACATTAAACAGGATGAAACACCAGAATCAGCCCCAAAAACGGATAAACCAACTGAAGG TGGTGAAGATGATGAGGACGCAGGTGATCTTATTGCTGATATTTTTGGTGACAGTGACGAGGAAGAAGAATTTGAG GGTTTTTCTGATGAAGAAGCTGCACCAGAACAAAGCAAAG AATCTGAAGCTAGTGAAAAAGCAAAAGCGACCTCTAAAGAGCAAGATAGCAGTGATGATGAAGAAATACCAGTCAGAGA ttttgtgtcaGATTTTGATCTCATGCTGCAAAAGAGAAAAGAA ATGAACAGAATGAAGAGGAGAGCAAAGAAG GATTTTGACATCATAAACGATAATGATGACATCATAGCTGCAATGATAAAACAAATGAACGAAGCTGctcaa gaAGACAGAATTTTAAATCAAGATGGAAAGGCAGCTACAAAGAAGCTGAAAATGTTAGATAGCGTAATTAGACATCTAAGAAA gtCTGATCTGCAACACACTTTTATTGATTGTGGAATACTACCTGCTTTGAAG gaGTGGTTGACGCCGCTACCTGATCACGCCCTGCCACACATCAACAtacgaaaaacatttttaaaattacttatcGAG CTTCCACCTCTCGATAAGGGTGCATTGAAAGTAAGTGGTATCGGAAGAGCCGTCATGTTGTTGTTTAAACATCCGAAAGAAACAGTGGAAAACAAAAGGTTGGCGGGAAAAATTATAA gTAGTTGGGCCAGACCAATATTTAACGTCAGCTCAAATTTTCAAGATATGTCACGCGAAGAACGAGAACATCGAGACAAATCAAATTTACCGGAAATAAAAAGAAGGCGATTAag TTCGGGTGCTGAATCAAATCGTCATACATTGAACGATGACAGCGATAACAA acCAAAGAAGCCTGGAGATAAAGGCTGGATAGGTCGAGCACGTGTGCCCATGCCGTCGCATCGAGATTATGTTAATCGCCCACGATACGAGATGCAAGAATTTGGAAGCAGG gaaACGAAGAAAGAATTAAACAGATACGAGAAACACATGCGAAaactaaaagacaaaaaaacatttagtgGAAGCAGAAAGGCTGTTGGCGTCAGTTTGAATGGATCGAAACTTTCGCTGTGA